The window TGATAGGTATTGGTCTGAATAATATCGGCACCGGCATTCGCATAGGCGCGATGAATCATTGAGACTTTCTCGGCGTGTTCTGTAGAGATGTTGCAGGCATCAACACATTGTAGATGTGCTGGTACCTGTTTGCGGAGTTCGGTTCCGATAGCACCATCACACACCAAAATCTGACCTGTGAGGGCATCTATGAAGTTATTTTTTCTTGAGGTTATAGCCATCTAAGAGAAAAGCGCGCCTGTGAAGCGCGCTTCCCGATATTCATGAGACAGGTTCTATTTGATTATAGCTCCCGCACTTTCAGTCGGGATATAATAATAACCGTAGATAATGCACATCTCATCTTCAGATGTGAGTCCGAATATGAGGGGTTCATTCGTGTCGTAGTTGTTGTGGGTACACTGGAAACTGAGTCCATCGTCTGATCCTAAGCGGAGAACAGGATCAAAGAGATTAATGGGAGCATTGTCGTAAGCGATGCTTCGGTGCAATAAATCCCCGGTTGATCTCTGATTGATTTCAAACAACTCACCGTGTCTGTGCATGTGCGATGTCAGTAAGAAAACACTTAATTCCGTTTCGGGATTGTGCCCTCGGCGTTCGAGTTCATCTTCAACATACCACGTCATTTTGGAAACGCGCGTTGTGCCGGGAGGCACGTTAATCGACCGGTTAGAGACGAAGATTTCAATCGCCTCGTACTGGACCTCTTCTTCGGGGATCGTGTAGATATTGACGTAAGTTTCGCCAATCAATGTTTCGTCCCCCAGCAAATTGATGTAGTGGGAATTGAGGTCATACATAGTGTCTCCAGGCATTCGCAACCCTACACCTTCAGGAAACTCAAAGAGCGTATCATCCGTCTGCGTGCCGACGACGAAAAGTCTATCAACACCGAAATTGCCAAGTACCTGTGGATCGTCTGGGTCGAGTTCACGGAATCTATCCGTCGCTGGATCGACTGCGATTCCGGGTGTAATACCTCTCTCTGGTACACCGTTTGCCAAACCTTCCTCGGTAAATCGATATAGGATGAAATGATGACTACCAGAAGGATAGAAGATTTCAACCCTATTGATAAAGATGTCGCCCTCTATCGGATTCCCATTTTCATCAGTGATTTGGGTAGCGTAGTAGATTTCGCGTTCCGTACCGGGTTCAATCTTGAAGGGTGGCAGACGGAGTTGATAGCCTTCACCAGGGGCTGGTGGCGCGGGCGGTTCAAACACTTCATCGGGATCACGTAAGACACCAAGGTCCCCAATACCTGCGATTTTACCGGTCTGCGGTGCGCCCGCCGCAATC is drawn from Candidatus Poribacteria bacterium and contains these coding sequences:
- a CDS encoding dockerin type I domain-containing protein: MVRKIVYLTLITLLMGSFSFLALGHSDLPTLLEDVNKDGVVNIQDLVLVAAAFGQLRDRNATQDPDVNRDGIVNVLDLVRVSNSFGQTVPNENSAYHDIQEYVFDRSCANSVCHAAPANAGSLNLTYELSYEDLVGQVPQNPAAAAAGMKLVDPGNPENSFLLAKLMGPAAPELGARMPFGGGVLHTGKIEAVRTWIAAGAPQTGKIAGIGDLGVLRDPDEVFEPPAPPAPGEGYQLRLPPFKIEPGTEREIYYATQITDENGNPIEGDIFINRVEIFYPSGSHHFILYRFTEEGLANGVPERGITPGIAVDPATDRFRELDPDDPQVLGNFGVDRLFVVGTQTDDTLFEFPEGVGLRMPGDTMYDLNSHYINLLGDETLIGETYVNIYTIPEEEVQYEAIEIFVSNRSINVPPGTTRVSKMTWYVEDELERRGHNPETELSVFLLTSHMHRHGELFEINQRSTGDLLHRSIAYDNAPINLFDPVLRLGSDDGLSFQCTHNNYDTNEPLIFGLTSEDEMCIIYGYYYIPTESAGAIIK